CCCACATCCGCCACGCATGCACCCCGCGCTACATTAGACGCGTGACGCGGAGAAGCGGTGACGCCAGCGGATCCGGTCGAGGGCATGGATGTCGATGTGATCTCCCCCTCCCGGCGGCAAGGCCCGGCGTCTGCGCGCGCGGTGACTGCGCGCCGAGCCTGCTCGCACGCCAGACGCACACGGCGTTCCCCGACACAAACGTCTGGTGCGAGGCCGACGCCTGTTGAAACCCCGGCGCATTGCCGAGTATCGCCATTCGATCGTGACTGCGCGTGGTCGTCCCGAGCGCCTCGGCGGCAATCTGCCAGCACCGTCCCGGTTCCTGCCCAACCTCCGGAGGGGGTGACCCACCGTGATCGTTGACTTGTCACGGTGACGCGAGCCGTGGCGTGATCATCGAACCCAAAGCTGAAACCGAAGCGTTCTTCAAGGCGCTGGCCGTACTCCGGCCTTACCGCGATTCGCTTTCACCCGACGGCAGGCGCCGACGCCGAGCCCGGGCCGTGGCTGCTGACAGAGTCAGATCGAGTCCTGTGCGGGCAAACACCTTCGGGCCCGTGGCCAGACGTCCCCTTCACGCACGAAGTTGCGGCGCCGGATGGCATCGGGCGCCATTCCCGGCGTGGCGGCTTGTTTGACCTGCTGCTCCATGGCAAACGTCACCTGGTTCACGCCAAACCCGCGGAAGGCACCGGTGCGGATTGTTGGTGAACACGGCACGCCAGTCACTCGCACGGCCGCAATCGCGTATGGCCCGCAGGCCTGCGAGATGGCATTGGCCATCACTGCCTTCGACGAACTGGCGTAACACCCGGCATCCGCCAGTATGTCAATGCGAGCCGCGAAAGTGGCCCCGAGCGATCAGCGCCGAGCACGTGGCGAAATGTGGAACGGATGCCGTTTGCTGTGGCCGCGGATCGACCCGACGCGATCCCACACCATGCGCACCGGTGCGCCCGCCACCGCCGCCAGCAGGAGCAGAATCTGCAGTGAAATATCTTCGCGTGCGCCGAACGCTCCGCCGATCACCTGCTGGACGATGCGGAGGCCGTCGACAGGCTCGCCGAGCGCCTCGGCCGCCTGGCGCAGATCCTCCTGCATACTGCGTGGCGACGTTCAGCGTGAGGCTGCCGTCCTGCCCGGAACGGCGATGCCGGCCTCCCGGGTCCGAAGAGGCGTGCTCCACCAGTTCGGTCCGGTAACCGGCGCTGATGACGATCGCGGCTCCAGCCACGCGGCGTCGACATCGCCTCGCGCGATCCTCTGCTCGGTGACGATATTCGGGTGAGCCGGTGGGCGGTGCCCGGGATGCACCACCGCGCGTCTTCATCGCAGGCTCGCTCGGGATCGATCAGGTGGGGGCTCGGTCACCAGCTCAAGCTCAAGGCATCCGGCCCCCAATCGCGCGGCTGCCTCAGTGGTGCCCACGACGACCGCAACAACATCCGAAGCGCCGCGAATCCGGTCCGTCACCAGCACTTCTGATCAGATTCCATCAGGCCGAACCGATTGGTGCCCCGGACGTCACCGGCGGTGATCACCGGACCGCCGCCTGGCGTGGCGAGCGTCGCGGCGGTGTTGAGCCGGCGCAGCCAGGCACAGGCCACCGGCGCACGAACCGTCGCCGCGTGCAGGGCAGCCCGGCGGTGGGACGTCCTGCGGGTAGAGCGCGGTGCCGGCGGCTTTGGCCACCGCGTCGGTCCGGACGTGGCTGACGCCGACGCACTGGCCGCTGGTGTGGTCAGCGCGTCGAGCCATGTCGTCGTCCCGCCTGCTGCACGGCGCGCACGATCTTCGTGTAATGCTGCGGCAGATGTTGCCGGCCAGCCCGGACCGAATCGCCGCGGCGGGTGGCGTTGGCCGGCAACGGGCTGGCCGCCAGGATCATTCCCGGCGTGCAGAACCGCACTGAATGGCGCCGTGATCGGCAAACGCGCGACGAAGGCGGCGCAATCGGGGGCTCGTGGCGTGTTCGATCGTTGTCACGGTCCGCCCGTCCGCCTCGGGGCAAGCACCAGACACGACAGGGTGGGCTCGCCATCAAGCAGGACCGTGCAGGCGCCGCACTCGCCGACGCCGCAGGCGTCCTTTGTTCCCGTAAGACCGAACCGGTCGCATGCGAGCTGCAGCAGTGTGGTCGATGCCGTCACGCGGGTCGTTCGCAGGATACCGTTCACGGTGATTGCGACTCGTCGCGGTCGCGCGTCGCTTCATCGTGCCCCCACGCGCCACGGCGCGTCAAGCACGACGCCGGCCACGCGAAGGCGATGCGCGCGTAGTCCGACAGGCTGTCGGCGTGGACATGGCAGACCGCGCGTAGCGCCTCATCACGGCGGGAGCGATTGCCGAACGACGCGGCCACGGTGGGCGCCGGGAATGGCCGCCCGCCAGCCTCCGAGGGCGACCCGAACGCCGCCGCTGAATTCAGCCACGCCTGCGGCCGCCAAGGATCGGCTGAAGGCCATCCTGGCGCCGACCTTCTCAAACGCGCTGTGCCTGCACTCTTGGGCACGTGCACCGCCACCACCAACCGCTGGAGCGGCCACCGGCGGCCTGCGCGCTCATGAAGTCTGCCAGCGGGGAGTGGTCGCACGACTGGCGGTCCGCAACCACCACCATGGCATCGAGTGCCAGCAGCGCCGTCGTGATGTCTCCGGCGGCATGCGGCGTGGTGATGTTGCCACCCACCGTGGCGCGTCGCCGCAGGGCCGGTGCGGAGGTCTGCGCGGCCGCCTCGCCAGACGCGCGCGTGCCGGCGCACCAAGGGGTTGGACGACAGTTCGTGGGCCGTGACGAGCGCGCCGATACGCAGGTGGGTGCCCAGATCGGACACACACCAGTGGCGTCGGTGACGCCTTTGATGTCCACGATCCGCGGACGAACCGTGTCCATGGCTGTTGCGTGGACAGCGCGACGATCACGTCGGTACCGCCCGCGTAGATGCAGGCACCAGGACGGGCAATGGCCTGAAGCGCTGCTCGCAAGGTGCGTGGTCGGAAGTAGGAAAAGGCGGGAAGGGTCGGACATGGGAGGGCCAGCGCCGATCGGGATGTTAGCGCGGAACGAACCTGACGCGCGATGGGGGGCCGATCAGGTACCCCACGGCCTCGCCGACGGCGCTTGCGATCAACCCGAGCGAGACCACCGGCAACTGCCGCCATATGGTCGTGTCGCCGCAACGCACGGCATCGGCCACGAGGCGGACCAGCCGCACGGCCGGGATCGCCGGCGCGCCCGCCGCGTACACCAAACGTCGCAACGGGAACCAGCGCCGTCGCCGCTGGTGGCCGAACTGCCGGCCCAGCCGCCAGAGGTCTCGCACGAACGGCCCCACGCGGTCAGGGTTGACGACATCCACGAGCGCCGCGGCCTCGAAATAGCACTGGCCACCGCGAGCCAGGAGTTCGTGTTGCAACTGCCACCCCGCCTCGAGTGAGGCGTCCAGATCATCGCCGAGCGCGAGGAGTGCCTCGCGCCTGTACGCGCTGTTGTGCCCGGGACGTCGGCTCGCAGTCCACCCGGCTGACCGTTCGCCCACCGGCCGTGTTTGATGCGCATGGCTGCCCGGCTTATTGCGGTCTCTGGGTTTGCGTTGCCGATCGACGGCCCGACGACCGTCCACGACCCGGACCGGCACGCCTCCATCAGCACGTCCACGGCACCGGGTCGAGGAAAGGCATGGGCCTGCGCGAAGAGCACCCACGGCGCCGTAGCCGCCCGTGCAGCCCGCGCCTCGGCCACATCGAGCCGGCCGTCGCCTCCGTCGATCACGATGACCTGATCGAATCCCCAGAGCGTGAATGGCTGACGTCGAAATGCTGGCGCCGTTCACTGCGGCGATGACCATCTGCAATCGCTCGGCGCGATAGCAGTGCAGCGCAGCGGCGACCGCGTCCAGTGAGTCGGTGACCAGAACGACGGACACCTCCGGCCCGGACGCCGTCATCTCTGCACGTCAGCCAGTTGGTGGAAGGGCTGCCCTGGCTGCAGGTGGAACGACATCCGATTGAGCAAGCCGAATACCCGTGCGAACGCCGCCGGCGGCAGGATCGTCTGCAAGATGAGCACGCCGACAAACGCCCACCGTTTCGGCGACCGCAGGACGGGCGCGGGCGATGTCGCGACTGACCTGCGCAGAAATCGCCAGGCGGCTGACACCTCACCGTCGATCGCGCAGAATACCGCCATCGCGAACAGGTCCCTCGCCTGACAGAACCGAAGGCGTTGGGTGGTGACGCGTGGATCGTCACGCCGCGCTTTCTCAAGAACCCGCTGCCCTTCAAGCGCCATCTGCTGATAGTTGCGGGACTCACTGCCCGGACTGCGGGTATATCCCACGAGTGTGCAGGGCACCGTCGCGAACCGGACGTGGCGGGCCAGCCGGATCCAGAGATCCCAGTCCTCACGGAATCGCAGGGTCTCATCAAGGTGGCCGACCTGCTCCAACGCCTCACGACGCATGAGCGCCACGCTGCCGCCAGAGACCATGTCCCACTCGATCATCTCGTCGGCCACGTCGCCGTTGACGTCGCCGCCAAGGCGCCAGCCCAGGCATCGGTGCCTCGCATCGATCACGGCCGAGTAACACGACACCACGCCCACCTCGGGGCGCGTCAATAAGCGCCACCTGCCGAGCGAGCTTGTCGGGCAGCCAGAGATCGTCGTGGTCGAGAAACGCGATCAGCTCGCCACGGGATTCGAGAATCGCCCGGTTACGTGTCGCGCTCGGCCCTCGGTTCATCTGGCGAATGAGCCGGATGCGGGCGTCGGCCGCCATGAGGCGCGCGACGACCTCAACCGTGCCGTCACTCGACCCGTCGTCGATGATCACAAGCTCGAAATCGTCGAATGTCTGGCGAAGCGCGCTGGCCAGCGTGGTCTCGATGAAGCCGGCCGCGTTGAATGTGGCCGTCAACACGCTGACCCGTGGCGACTGCGCCAGGGCAGCGCGGCTCACGCGCTTCCACCACGAGGCGTGAGGACAATGCGCCATGCCGACGACGGTCGCCAATGACGCCACGCGCTGTGTTCGGCAGGGCCATCGGCAACGGATTGCCAGTGGCCCCGCGCGCGAGTTCCTCGGCGAAGATGCCACCGACCGTCTTTGTCAGTTCCTCGCCGAGACACGCATGGCGCAGGCCCGCGCCAAACGGCGCATATTCGCGGCGCGCAAACGACCGGTGCAGAAACCGATCGGGGTCGAAGGTCTGCGCATGCTCAAACACCGCAGGGTCCTGGTGACTCTCGCGTACGCAGAGCCGTACGAGCCAGCCTTTCGGGATGACCATGCCGCCGTGCGAAACGTCGCTGGTGGTCGCGCGGTACAGGTACTCGCTCTGCTCGAGCCGCAGCGTCTCCATCACAACCCGCGTGGACAAGGACAGCGCGCCGCCCTCGTGGGCGGAATCGGCGTGCGCCGGCAGCCGAAGCCGGTCGGCCCACTGGCCGTGGTCGGTCAGCATCCGCGCGATCCACTGGAGCAGGCCCGACACGTCAGCCCACGTGGTGTGCAGGATGTATGCGAGGTTTCCGCGATCGTCGGGTCGTCCACGGAAGCGGGGCTGCTGCGGGCCAGCGCCTCCAGGAAACTGCCAGCGCCAGCGCCTGGCGAATGCCCGTCGGCTGTGTGTGCGCGCGCGATCGCGACGATCTCCGCCACCGCACTCCGAATCTGGCGGTCGGACGCGCTCGAGGGATTCCGGATGTCGATGACCCTGTAGAGCGTCTTCAATCGAGCGCGTTCCGCGCTCGCGGGATCGATTCCGAAGAACAGACGCACCCAGATCGAAAACACTGCGCTGGATATGGCGGCGAGGCGGCACGCCGGTGCCGGCAGACGCGCGTGCCATGCGCGCCAGTTCCTGGCGAAACTGGTCGCGGATGAAGGCCTCGTGCAACTCGTACCTCGCGCGCCATCGCAAGGCGAAGCACCTGTTTGGCCTCGGCGTGGCGCTCGCGGGGCATGTGACGGAGGAATCCACCTGGGATGAACCGGCCAAACGACCACGGCGGCGACACCAACACATCGTCGTGCTGGCGGAAAAACTCCGACCCTGCAGACAAACCGACCAGGCAGGCGGTTGGTCGCAGAAACTGACTGGTCTTGAAGGTACTTCCCAGGCGCCGACTCTGGTCGGAGAAAAAATCCTGCCGGGTCCATGGACCCAGCGCAAAGGGCCGTAGCGAACCCGGTGGCCATCCATGCGCGCGGCCGCGCGCTACTCCTGAGTGCCAGAGCACGGCGACCATCGCGACGACGGCGGCGGCCGCGGCGCCGCGCACCAGCCCGATCGGGGCAAACGCGACCAACAGAGCGATGCCGACGGCGTAGGCCACGACCACTCCCGCCAGCCGCAGGGCTAAGCCTGGAAACGCGCGCCGAAAAGCGGTGCTCGCACACGGAGCAATCGCGGGCCATGCCGCCACGCTGAGCACCGCCACTTCGACAACGCGCTCGAGTATCTGGCCAGCCATTCGGGTCACCAGGACGCGGGCAGGGTCCGGACCGCCGCCACGATCGTGGCGACCTCGTCGTCAGTCAGCCGTGGATGCAGGGGCAGGTTCAACGCGTCGGCGCCGAGTCGCTCGGTGTTGGGAAGACTGACCTTCGTGTCGAAAATCGGGTTGAGGTGCAGCGGGTGATAGCGCAACGTGGTGTAGATCCCTGCTGGTACAGCGTGCGTGCCGACCGGTCCCTGGTGGGGATGCGCACCAGGTATGTGAAGTACGAGTGCCGGTCGGCGGGACCGGCCTCGCTCGGGCGGCGCAGCCAGTCGAGGTCTGCAAACTCCTTCTGGTAGATGTCCCAGATGCGCTTGCGCCGCGCCTGCAGCGCATCGAGCTTGCGCAACTGCGCCAGGCCCACAGCCGCATTCAGGTCTGAGACCAGCAGCTTCGGAAACACCGCACAAATCTCATGTTCCCACCATCGTGGGTGGGCGGTGTTGGCCGCGTCGAACCCCGACTTGACCACGCCGCAGTAGCGCAGCAGTCGGGCGCGATCGGCCAGAGCCTGGTGGCGCGAGGTCACTGCCCCGCCCTCGCCCATGGCCAGGTTCTTGACCGCGTCGTAGCTGAAGACCCCGATGTCCCC
The nucleotide sequence above comes from Acidobacteriota bacterium. Encoded proteins:
- a CDS encoding aminotransferase class I/II-fold pyridoxal phosphate-dependent enzyme, giving the protein MISVLGSHMGSEELAEIQDCLERQWPGPGPKSATFEAEFCQYRGLPNLVVVNSGSSALYLATTLLALPPGSDIIVPSFTWVSCAHSILLAGHRPVFCDVDLDTQNVTAGTIAEVMTPATRAIMVVHYAGLPVQLQPVIALGLPIIEDAAHAVASMLAGRPCGGIGDIGVFSYDAVKNLAMGEGGAVTSRHQALADRARLLRYCGVVKSGFDAANTAHPRWWEHEICAVFPKLLVSDLNAAVGLAQLRKLDALQARRKRIWDIYQKEFADLDWLRRPSEAGPADRHSYFTYLVRIPTRDRSARTLYQQGSTPRCAITRCTSTRFSTRRSVFPTPSDSAPTR
- a CDS encoding FAD binding domain-containing protein: MDTVRPRIVDIKGVTDATGVCPIWAPTCVSARSSRPTNCRPTPWCAGTRASGEAAAQTSAPALRRRATVGGNITTPHAAGDITTALLALDAMVVVADRQSCDHSPLADFMSAQAAGGRSSGWWWRCTCPRVQAQRV
- a CDS encoding cytochrome P450; this translates as MARASAGTGVPPRRHIQRSVFDLGASVLRNRSRERGTRSIEDALQGHRHPESLERVRPPDSECGGGDRRDRARTHSRRAFARRWRWQFPGGAGPQQPRFRGRPDDRGNLAYILHTTWADVSGLLQWIARMLTDHGQWADRLRLPAHADSAHEGGALSLSTRVVMETLRLEQSEYLYRATTSDVSHGGMVIPKGWLVRLCVRESHQDPAVFEHAQTFDPDRFLHRSFARREYAPFGAGLRHACLGEELTKTVGGIFAEELARGATGNPLPMALPNTARGVIGDRRRHGALSSRLVVEAREPRCPGAVATGQRVDGHIQRGRLHRDHAGQRASPDIRRFRACDHRRRVE
- a CDS encoding molybdopterin-dependent oxidoreductase, which codes for MDILADAGCYASSSKAVMANAISQACGPYAIAAVRVTGVPCSPTIRTGAFRGFGVNQVTFAMEQQVKQAATPGMAPDAIRRRNFVREGDVWPRARRCLPAQDSI
- a CDS encoding glycosyltransferase family 2 protein, with protein sequence MLTATFNAAGFIETTLASALRQTFDDFELVIIDDGSSDGTVEVVARLMAADARIRLIRQMNRGPSATRNRAILESRGELIAFLDHDDLWLPDKLARQVALIDAPRGGRGVVLLGRDRCEAPMPGLAPWRRRQRRRGRRDDRVGHGLWRQRGAHAS
- a CDS encoding molybdopterin-dependent oxidoreductase, yielding MQEDLRQAAEALGEPVDGLRIVQQVIGGAFGAREDISLQILLLLAAVAGAPVRMVWDRVGSIRGHSKRHPFHISPRARR